A genome region from Alistipes dispar includes the following:
- a CDS encoding dTDP-glucose 4,6-dehydratase, translating into MDFKRNIIITGGAGFIGSHVVRLFVSKYPDYRIVNVDKLTYAGNLENLRDVEREPNYVFVRADICDYERMSHLMREYRADGVIHLAAESHVDRSIRDPFTFARTNVLGTLALLEAARVYWESCGEGYDGKLFYHISTDEVYGALEMTRPQGIEPPFSTSASSGEHHSAYGEEFFSETTRYNPHSPYSASKASSDHFVRAYHDTYGMPVIVTNCSNNYGPYQFPEKLIPLFINNIRNRKPLPVYGKGENVRDWLYVEDHARAIDTIFHRGKVAETYNIGGFNEWKNIDIVRVLIRTADRLLGNPEGYSDDLITYVSDRKGHDLRYAIDSRKLQRELGWEPSLQFEEGIEKTVRWYLENQAWLENISSGKYQKYCDNAYGKR; encoded by the coding sequence ATGGATTTCAAACGCAACATCATCATCACGGGAGGCGCGGGCTTCATCGGAAGCCACGTGGTACGTCTTTTCGTCTCGAAATACCCCGATTACCGGATCGTCAACGTCGATAAGCTCACCTACGCGGGCAACCTCGAGAACCTCCGGGACGTGGAACGGGAACCGAACTACGTTTTCGTCAGGGCCGATATCTGCGATTACGAACGCATGTCGCACCTGATGCGGGAATACCGGGCGGACGGAGTGATCCATCTGGCTGCCGAAAGCCATGTGGACCGCTCGATACGCGACCCCTTCACCTTCGCGCGGACGAACGTATTGGGCACGCTCGCGCTGCTCGAGGCCGCGCGGGTGTACTGGGAATCCTGTGGGGAGGGATACGACGGGAAATTGTTCTACCACATCTCGACCGACGAGGTGTACGGGGCTTTGGAGATGACACGGCCCCAGGGCATCGAACCGCCCTTCTCGACCTCGGCATCGAGCGGAGAACATCATTCGGCCTACGGCGAGGAGTTCTTCTCCGAGACTACCAGATACAACCCTCACTCGCCCTATTCGGCCTCGAAGGCCTCGTCCGACCACTTCGTAAGGGCCTACCACGACACCTACGGCATGCCCGTGATCGTCACCAACTGCTCCAACAACTACGGCCCCTACCAGTTCCCGGAAAAGCTGATTCCGCTATTTATCAACAATATCCGAAATCGGAAACCGCTGCCCGTATATGGAAAAGGAGAGAACGTCCGCGACTGGCTCTATGTCGAGGACCACGCACGGGCTATCGACACCATATTCCACAGGGGAAAGGTCGCAGAGACGTACAACATCGGGGGATTCAACGAGTGGAAGAACATCGACATCGTAAGGGTGCTCATCCGCACGGCGGACCGTCTGCTGGGAAACCCAGAAGGATATTCGGACGACCTGATCACGTATGTCTCCGACCGAAAGGGGCACGACCTGCGATATGCCATCGACTCGCGAAAACTCCAGAGAGAACTGGGGTGGGAGCCTTCGCTGCAGTTCGAGGAAGGAATCGAGAAAACGGTCCGCTGGTACCTCGAAAACCAAGCGTGGCTCGAAAATATCTCCTCCGGAAAGTACCAAAAGTATTGCGATAATGCGTACGGAAAAAGATAG
- the pth gene encoding aminoacyl-tRNA hydrolase — translation MKYLIVGLGNIGAEYAETRHNIGFKVLDALAEASNAVFTTARYGDVAEVKYKGRTLVLLKPSTYMNLSGKAVRYWMDAGKIAPENLLVVSDDIALPFGTLRLRPKGSAGGHNGLKNIAELLGTEEYARMRFGVGGDFPKGHQVEYVLGEWTDAEREAMPGRLKVFVDAIRSFATAGVATTMNFFNKK, via the coding sequence ATGAAATACCTCATCGTTGGATTGGGGAATATCGGCGCCGAGTACGCCGAAACCCGTCACAACATCGGATTCAAAGTGTTGGACGCCCTCGCAGAGGCGTCCAACGCTGTTTTTACCACGGCGCGTTACGGCGACGTCGCCGAGGTGAAATACAAGGGCCGGACACTCGTGCTGCTCAAGCCTTCGACTTACATGAATCTCTCGGGCAAGGCCGTCCGCTACTGGATGGACGCCGGGAAGATCGCTCCGGAGAACCTGCTCGTCGTATCGGACGACATCGCCCTGCCGTTCGGCACGCTGCGCCTGCGCCCGAAGGGGAGTGCCGGAGGTCACAACGGGCTGAAAAACATCGCCGAACTGCTCGGTACGGAGGAGTACGCCCGGATGCGTTTCGGCGTGGGCGGCGACTTCCCGAAAGGACATCAGGTGGAATACGTGCTGGGCGAATGGACCGACGCCGAGCGCGAGGCGATGCCCGGACGGCTGAAGGTGTTCGTCGATGCGATCCGCTCGTTCGCGACGGCCGGCGTGGCTACGACGATGAATTTTTTCAACAAGAAGTGA
- a CDS encoding 50S ribosomal protein L25/general stress protein Ctc, which yields MKTISVKAVKRADFGKKAAKAVRREGMIPCVLCGNGETVAFSVDPREIKPLIYTPNSYIVEFDFDGSKEQAVLREAQFHPVREEILHLDFYRVAAGKPVSIAIPVRLTGNAEGVKVGGKLTLSARKLTVSALVENLPDEIVVDVTPLGVGKTIFVGDLQFENLRFVTPATTAVCAVRVTRASRGAAAAEGK from the coding sequence ATGAAAACCATTTCGGTAAAGGCTGTGAAGCGCGCCGACTTCGGCAAGAAGGCGGCCAAGGCCGTGCGCCGCGAGGGCATGATTCCCTGCGTATTGTGCGGCAACGGCGAGACGGTCGCCTTTTCGGTAGATCCCCGCGAGATCAAACCGCTGATCTACACCCCCAATTCGTATATCGTCGAGTTCGACTTCGACGGCAGCAAGGAGCAGGCCGTGCTGCGCGAGGCGCAGTTCCATCCGGTGCGCGAGGAGATTCTCCATCTGGATTTCTACCGCGTGGCCGCCGGCAAGCCCGTTTCGATCGCCATTCCGGTGCGCCTGACGGGTAACGCCGAGGGTGTGAAGGTCGGCGGCAAGCTGACGCTGTCGGCCCGCAAGCTGACCGTGAGCGCTCTGGTGGAGAACCTGCCCGACGAGATCGTCGTGGACGTGACGCCGCTGGGCGTGGGCAAGACGATCTTCGTAGGCGACCTCCAGTTCGAGAACCTCCGGTTCGTGACGCCCGCCACGACCGCCGTCTGCGCCGTCCGCGTTACGCGCGCTTCGCGCGGAGCCGCTGCCGCCGAGGGCAAATAG